A single window of Candidatus Obscuribacter sp. DNA harbors:
- a CDS encoding FAD-dependent oxidoreductase, with the protein MSAAARARRLSEQSEIIVFERTAHVSYANCGLPYYLGGEIKSQAKLLVATPQDLKDKFNLDIRVKHEVIAIDKEAKTVTVRDIAAGRDYQESYDDLILSVGAAALRPDIPGIDGPGRFVLRTIEDVANIENWIEQQKPSTAVIAGGGFIGLEMAEQLTKRGMAVTLVDNKEQVLSPIDIEMAALVHSELKTHGVKLLLGKPIVGFSQAEKYQAQEGSKPKSCWVHAGNEAPVAADLVILGMGVRAETTLAKQAGLTIGERGGIRVDSKLQSSAANIWAVGDAIEVLNPISQNWTLIALGGPANRQGRLVAENILGAKKTYQGTIGTAILRIFDITVATVGLNQNQLINSGRAFEALHLHPTNHASYYPGATRLDIKVLFDPASGQLLGAQIVGQDGVDKRIDVFATAIKAGMTMRDLAELELAYAPPFGSAKDPINLTGMAATNILDGLISQVQWQEIGLLKDSESCIVDVRTDGERERGYIPGSKHIPLQKLRQRYHELPKDRMIITYCQSGQRSYNAARFLQQHGYTVKNLSGGYLTWHAAESLNSEKANNLVQTLPCLSQSDCSAGAKK; encoded by the coding sequence ATGAGTGCTGCGGCAAGAGCGCGCCGACTATCGGAGCAGTCTGAGATCATCGTTTTTGAGCGCACTGCCCATGTGAGCTATGCCAACTGCGGCTTGCCCTACTATCTGGGTGGCGAAATCAAATCTCAAGCAAAATTACTGGTGGCGACCCCACAAGACCTCAAAGATAAATTCAATCTCGATATTCGGGTCAAGCATGAGGTCATTGCCATAGATAAAGAAGCAAAGACTGTCACAGTAAGAGATATCGCAGCCGGACGCGACTATCAAGAGAGTTATGACGACCTCATCCTCTCTGTGGGAGCCGCAGCCTTGCGCCCTGATATCCCAGGCATAGATGGTCCCGGTCGTTTTGTCTTGAGGACAATCGAAGATGTGGCCAATATCGAAAACTGGATCGAGCAGCAAAAGCCCTCAACAGCTGTCATCGCCGGCGGTGGCTTTATCGGACTGGAAATGGCCGAGCAACTAACTAAACGCGGCATGGCCGTAACACTGGTGGACAACAAAGAGCAAGTTTTATCACCAATTGACATAGAGATGGCAGCACTGGTCCACTCTGAACTAAAAACACATGGCGTCAAACTCTTGCTCGGCAAGCCAATTGTAGGCTTTAGCCAAGCAGAAAAGTATCAAGCTCAAGAGGGATCAAAACCAAAATCTTGCTGGGTCCACGCTGGCAACGAAGCACCGGTGGCAGCCGATCTCGTTATACTCGGTATGGGCGTAAGAGCGGAGACAACCCTGGCCAAACAAGCCGGTCTTACCATTGGCGAGCGCGGTGGTATCAGAGTCGACTCCAAACTACAAAGTAGTGCCGCCAATATATGGGCTGTGGGAGATGCCATTGAAGTACTAAATCCAATCAGCCAGAACTGGACTTTAATTGCTCTGGGTGGACCAGCCAATAGACAGGGCAGGCTTGTAGCCGAAAACATTTTGGGTGCAAAAAAGACCTATCAGGGCACAATCGGCACGGCAATTTTGCGCATATTTGATATTACAGTAGCCACAGTGGGTCTCAATCAAAACCAATTAATAAATAGCGGACGAGCTTTTGAAGCTCTGCACCTGCATCCAACCAATCACGCCAGCTATTATCCCGGTGCCACCAGACTGGACATCAAAGTGCTTTTTGATCCAGCCAGTGGACAATTACTCGGGGCGCAAATAGTCGGTCAAGATGGCGTCGACAAACGCATAGATGTTTTTGCCACCGCCATCAAAGCTGGTATGACAATGCGTGACCTGGCTGAGCTAGAGCTAGCCTACGCACCACCATTTGGCTCTGCCAAAGATCCGATTAACTTAACCGGCATGGCGGCAACCAATATCCTTGATGGACTGATCAGCCAGGTGCAATGGCAAGAGATAGGCCTGCTCAAAGATAGCGAGAGCTGCATAGTGGACGTACGCACCGATGGCGAGCGCGAGCGTGGCTACATACCAGGCAGCAAACATATACCTCTACAAAAACTGCGCCAGCGCTACCATGAGCTACCAAAAGATAGAATGATCATTACCTATTGTCAGAGCGGACAACGCTCCTACAATGCCGCCAGGTTTTTGCAACAACATGGATATACAGTAAAAAATCTATCCGGTGGTTACCTCACATGGCATGCAGCGGAGAGCCTCAATAGTGAAAAAGCAAATAATCTGGTGCAAACCCTGCCCTGTCTGTCACAATCTGATTGTAGTGCGGGAGCAAAAAAATAA
- a CDS encoding rhodanese-like domain-containing protein: MSDRPGLTLPEIAAKDLSVLSSKTLIDVRSPIEYEVEHIDGAINIPLDKLETRISEVPRQGELVVICRSGKRAERGAYTLAGQGFNPKVLSGGMLAWREAKLPVIEGKKMLPIERQIQLVVGLGVLTGVLLGVLVDRWFLLIPAFFGAGLTFAGLSGTCALGILLGKAPWNQLPGTGKNCCQ; this comes from the coding sequence ATGTCAGATAGACCTGGATTAACCCTGCCCGAGATTGCAGCAAAAGACCTCTCAGTCCTATCTAGCAAGACGTTGATAGACGTACGTAGCCCGATAGAGTACGAGGTAGAGCATATCGACGGCGCCATCAATATACCGCTCGACAAGCTTGAGACACGCATCAGCGAAGTGCCCCGACAGGGTGAGCTGGTGGTCATTTGCCGCTCTGGCAAAAGAGCCGAGCGCGGCGCTTACACACTTGCCGGGCAAGGCTTTAACCCTAAAGTACTGAGCGGAGGCATGCTCGCCTGGCGCGAAGCCAAACTGCCAGTAATTGAAGGCAAAAAAATGCTACCAATCGAAAGACAAATCCAGCTCGTGGTCGGTCTCGGTGTGCTCACCGGTGTGCTACTTGGAGTATTAGTTGACCGCTGGTTTTTACTAATACCAGCCTTTTTTGGCGCCGGACTGACTTTTGCTGGTTTGAGCGGCACTTGCGCTCTGGGCATTCTGCTGGGCAAAGCCCCCTGGAACCAGTTACCTGGCACTGGCAAAAATTGTTGCCAGTAA
- a CDS encoding winged helix-turn-helix transcriptional regulator: MKDKGKLLSRPALEIVAARFRALSDASRLQILQYLFKEEHSVQELCELSGMSQANVSKHLSLLSEQGIVQKRRQGLFVYYSIQDESIYELCEIVCGAVGKRYGQVVKEFNGR; encoded by the coding sequence ATGAAGGACAAAGGCAAGCTATTATCGAGACCAGCTCTCGAAATCGTCGCAGCCCGATTCAGGGCTTTATCTGATGCCTCCAGATTGCAAATTTTGCAATATCTATTTAAAGAGGAGCATTCGGTGCAAGAGCTTTGCGAGCTCAGTGGCATGAGCCAGGCTAATGTCAGCAAGCATCTCTCGCTATTGAGTGAGCAGGGCATTGTGCAAAAGAGGCGCCAGGGACTTTTTGTCTATTACAGTATCCAGGATGAGTCTATCTACGAGCTTTGCGAGATAGTCTGCGGGGCAGTCGGCAAGCGCTACGGCCAGGTCGTCAAAGAGTTTAATGGTCGTTAG
- a CDS encoding matrixin family metalloprotease, producing MTTRQSKIVARIFSALTGTALLSALIGFAPEAQAQAVYKLITQGKYAQAYPAIKAQARSNPRDVPTQYYLGLCAMGLKDFGAADLAFSHVIVGSPKDSPWAANAFKSLTNIQSKSKPYSCVINGRTHRWSPAAQPLKVYISDGRGLNANLAGRDLGETEITQVNNMLSNVDSMPVAPSYRPTFKRAVIDGMQYWTWANKSGLVKYALVGAPNGADIVVLFSDSCSGGKTGFTALPASAGNRCLVQISCNTGESTELNAFNAVRLAAAKEFGHSMGLGSSSEQTDLMYENTQNPQAKGAAQVSASDLATLRALYSMGTDVVMTSAR from the coding sequence TTGACAACCCGGCAGTCCAAAATTGTTGCCCGCATTTTTAGTGCACTGACAGGCACCGCTCTTTTATCTGCCTTGATTGGTTTTGCGCCAGAGGCACAGGCACAAGCCGTCTACAAACTAATCACCCAGGGCAAATATGCCCAGGCCTATCCGGCAATCAAAGCACAAGCGCGCAGCAATCCCAGAGACGTGCCTACCCAGTACTACTTGGGTCTATGCGCGATGGGACTTAAAGACTTTGGAGCTGCTGATCTAGCTTTTAGCCATGTCATAGTGGGCTCACCCAAAGACAGCCCCTGGGCGGCAAACGCTTTTAAAAGCCTGACAAACATCCAATCTAAAAGCAAACCATATAGCTGTGTTATCAATGGGCGCACCCACCGCTGGTCGCCTGCCGCCCAACCACTCAAGGTCTACATATCTGACGGACGCGGGCTCAATGCTAATTTAGCAGGTCGCGATCTGGGCGAAACCGAGATCACACAGGTCAATAATATGCTGAGCAACGTAGACAGCATGCCGGTAGCACCGAGCTATCGACCAACATTTAAAAGAGCTGTGATTGATGGCATGCAGTATTGGACCTGGGCAAATAAGTCCGGTCTGGTCAAGTATGCTCTGGTCGGTGCGCCAAACGGAGCAGACATTGTGGTGCTGTTTAGTGATTCATGCAGCGGTGGCAAAACCGGATTTACAGCGCTGCCTGCCAGTGCTGGTAACCGCTGCCTGGTGCAGATCAGTTGCAACACCGGTGAATCCACAGAGCTAAACGCTTTTAACGCAGTAAGACTGGCAGCAGCAAAAGAGTTTGGTCATTCCATGGGTCTGGGCTCATCTAGCGAGCAGACAGATCTTATGTATGAAAACACTCAAAATCCGCAGGCCAAAGGAGCAGCCCAGGTAAGCGCATCAGACCTGGCTACACTGCGCGCTCTGTATTCGATGGGCACTGATGTAGTGATGACTTCAGCTCGCTAG
- a CDS encoding response regulator codes for MGPSLVLIAEDDEASRNQLTRQVEGLGCNTVVVKSPDEAIEAASKKTFGVILMNSQMAALDGIEITRKIRHAEKGRQFRSIIIGVTTKASPADRQQSFDAGMDEILVRPFSLLDLKEILGRWLLIKDNDQGAIQTYDSLDALKDPKQDAVRVEAFRKSLSTLMQKLFLSVHNQATEEIRTAAREMKGLCHSCGFEELGNWCTEVEKSLESNDWVEVQTAFNAMVNHYRDKGLQ; via the coding sequence ATGGGGCCATCGCTAGTCCTCATTGCCGAGGATGACGAAGCAAGTCGCAACCAACTGACTCGTCAGGTGGAAGGCTTGGGTTGCAATACCGTGGTTGTCAAAAGCCCTGATGAAGCAATCGAGGCTGCCAGTAAGAAGACATTTGGTGTCATTTTGATGAACAGCCAGATGGCTGCTCTTGACGGTATTGAGATCACACGAAAAATTAGACATGCCGAAAAGGGACGTCAGTTTAGAAGCATCATCATTGGTGTCACGACAAAAGCATCTCCAGCTGACAGACAACAAAGTTTTGATGCTGGCATGGACGAGATCCTGGTACGTCCTTTTAGTTTGCTTGACCTTAAAGAGATACTAGGTCGCTGGTTGCTGATTAAGGATAATGATCAAGGTGCCATTCAGACCTACGATAGCCTTGATGCTCTCAAAGATCCCAAGCAAGATGCAGTAAGAGTAGAAGCCTTTCGCAAGTCGCTTTCTACTTTGATGCAAAAGCTATTTTTGTCTGTGCATAATCAAGCTACCGAAGAGATTCGCACCGCTGCCCGTGAAATGAAAGGGCTTTGCCATTCATGCGGTTTTGAAGAATTGGGTAACTGGTGTACTGAAGTTGAAAAGTCACTGGAAAGTAATGACTGGGTAGAAGTACAAACCGCCTTTAACGCCATGGTCAATCATTACCGCGACAAAGGGTTGCAGTAA
- a CDS encoding transglycosylase SLT domain-containing protein, with product MIGRCQSKKTSSGAIALIALSAQLAPLFSTALSAPCLAQSPHKAAVKSEIPTEVSNLWRRPSQAFGEVIASLGETTAENSIARLRSFLANNPGTTERHFAAYALARLLSKSKAPEDRKEALEIFTDTSSYSLLKTLCLWHCAELAAAQADEERLRNILSTISKAHEAETQEIARATYELAQSYLRTNETDKAKALLLTLKQRFPSTEYAKGANYYIGQMALNNAIAGLPGAQDDPLPLTSAVQNFRDYLKGSTSGRFSAEVADKLMSLNAGTVQTASGSTLQIPPLTADDLDLIGLVYYKKNDYNKALSLWQKAGSNRNFQKAQCLGKLGKRTEAVEMLLDAIAKDPAATNYDDYTDTITGPLSRADTCVVWRKIMTLNPKHADHAIWNVAVRSEDKEAITLFEKLLAQFPTSEHAPESLWWIFWHQTKAIFPAKIQANKVRAQALAQLAQSGAMRYPKHVSAARFSFWSGKLHEKLGNAAQAHQAYSHAVSNYPNNYYGSRARARLHVLAAQAAKKPGTDSGWSTQPGREDAPKRWNWPHHSELFDYDQVAREIGVKAALLATAGQYDEALIYVDAHDNDAALQTSSGKELLSGFKGWLFLRQGQEIEAIRAAARNLGDHPQPANPRWRMLYPWAYAGRIDEEARIRKVDPYLVHALIREESRYYPRALSRSNAIGLMQLLPGTAFGVAKRIGLPLTNKEEIFIPDNNIKMGTAYLNSTLSRFNGNAMLAVASYNGGPNAVKRWLDAFTAAGGNDLDVFVENIPYRETRDYVRKVFGSYWTYHIMYPPGRG from the coding sequence TTGATTGGACGTTGTCAGTCAAAAAAGACCAGCTCCGGCGCAATTGCCCTGATTGCCCTGTCGGCCCAGCTCGCACCGCTCTTTAGCACAGCCCTGAGTGCCCCTTGTCTGGCTCAGTCACCCCACAAAGCAGCGGTCAAAAGCGAAATCCCGACAGAGGTGAGCAATCTCTGGCGCCGACCTTCCCAGGCTTTTGGTGAAGTAATTGCTTCTCTGGGCGAAACTACAGCCGAAAATTCAATTGCCAGATTGCGCAGCTTTTTGGCCAATAATCCTGGCACCACTGAGAGACATTTTGCCGCTTATGCCCTGGCACGCTTACTGAGCAAGTCAAAAGCACCAGAAGACCGCAAAGAAGCTCTGGAAATTTTTACCGACACAAGCTCTTACTCGCTCCTCAAAACACTATGCCTCTGGCACTGCGCTGAGCTAGCGGCCGCCCAAGCTGACGAAGAGCGGCTGCGCAATATACTCTCCACAATCAGCAAAGCCCATGAGGCCGAAACACAAGAAATCGCCCGTGCCACCTATGAGTTAGCTCAGTCATATTTGCGCACAAATGAGACTGATAAAGCCAAAGCACTTTTATTGACGCTCAAGCAGCGCTTCCCCTCTACCGAGTACGCCAAAGGTGCCAACTATTACATTGGTCAAATGGCACTCAATAACGCCATAGCGGGATTACCCGGGGCTCAAGACGATCCCCTACCGCTGACAAGTGCTGTGCAAAATTTTAGAGACTACCTCAAAGGCAGCACTTCAGGAAGGTTTTCGGCAGAAGTCGCGGACAAATTGATGAGCCTAAATGCGGGCACTGTGCAAACAGCCAGTGGCAGTACTTTGCAAATCCCGCCACTGACAGCAGATGACCTGGATTTAATTGGCCTGGTTTACTACAAAAAAAATGACTACAACAAAGCACTCAGCCTCTGGCAAAAAGCCGGAAGCAATCGCAATTTTCAAAAGGCTCAATGCCTGGGCAAATTGGGCAAGCGCACTGAAGCAGTAGAGATGCTCCTGGACGCCATAGCCAAAGATCCCGCTGCCACCAATTATGATGACTACACAGACACTATCACCGGTCCTTTGTCGCGAGCAGACACCTGTGTAGTCTGGCGCAAGATCATGACGCTTAATCCCAAACATGCTGACCATGCCATCTGGAATGTCGCAGTACGCAGTGAAGACAAAGAAGCAATAACACTCTTTGAAAAACTGCTGGCGCAATTTCCTACATCTGAGCACGCACCAGAATCATTATGGTGGATTTTTTGGCACCAGACCAAAGCGATATTTCCCGCCAAGATACAGGCCAACAAAGTCAGAGCACAAGCCCTGGCTCAGCTAGCACAGAGCGGCGCGATGCGCTATCCCAAACATGTAAGTGCTGCCAGATTTAGTTTTTGGTCAGGCAAACTACACGAAAAACTGGGCAATGCCGCGCAAGCACATCAAGCTTATAGCCATGCCGTGAGTAACTACCCCAACAATTATTACGGCTCCAGAGCGCGGGCCAGATTGCATGTGCTAGCAGCTCAAGCAGCAAAAAAACCAGGAACTGATAGCGGCTGGTCGACTCAGCCAGGACGCGAAGACGCCCCCAAGCGCTGGAATTGGCCCCATCATTCAGAATTATTTGACTATGATCAAGTAGCTCGCGAAATTGGTGTCAAAGCGGCACTGCTTGCTACAGCAGGTCAGTATGACGAAGCACTAATCTATGTGGACGCTCATGACAATGATGCCGCATTGCAGACTAGCAGCGGCAAAGAATTGCTCTCGGGCTTTAAGGGCTGGCTATTTTTAAGGCAGGGTCAAGAAATCGAGGCCATAAGAGCAGCCGCTCGCAATCTCGGTGACCACCCTCAACCAGCCAATCCACGCTGGCGCATGCTTTATCCCTGGGCTTATGCTGGTCGTATCGACGAAGAAGCGCGCATACGCAAAGTCGATCCTTATCTAGTCCATGCTCTGATACGCGAAGAATCCCGCTACTACCCGCGTGCACTGAGCCGCTCCAATGCCATTGGACTGATGCAACTTTTGCCCGGCACCGCATTTGGTGTAGCAAAACGTATCGGTTTGCCCCTGACAAACAAAGAAGAAATCTTTATACCCGATAACAATATCAAGATGGGTACAGCCTACTTAAACTCCACACTGAGCCGTTTTAACGGTAACGCTATGCTTGCTGTAGCCAGCTATAACGGTGGACCCAATGCCGTCAAACGCTGGCTCGATGCCTTTACGGCAGCAGGCGGCAATGACTTAGATGTCTTTGTCGAAAACATCCCCTACCGCGAAACCAGAGACTATGTGCGCAAAGTCTTTGGCAGCTATTGGACTTATCACATCATGTACCCGCCTGGTCGCGGTTGA
- a CDS encoding aminotransferase class V-fold PLP-dependent enzyme, translated as MTESITYFDNASTSYPKPDEVYSACDKYLRVAGNPGRGAHRLAYQAARTYFESRELIANHLGIVDTSRLVFTSGCTQSIALVISGMLGSGALKSGDSVLVTSFEHNAVMRTLAYHERVDEIKVVTVPPGADGTMVDLVALRRLLSAHPTPALAAFTRASNVTGVVLDLPAIAPLLKQYNVPLLLDAAQSAGLIHDDLGADDAISFYVASGHKGFYGPPGVGLLYVRDGFELDPPFCGGTGSRSESLKMPDFLPDRLEPGTHAMHLAAGLAAGVQYVIDRGIDEIYSYENSLMQRFFEATAELDFIEIKGRAPFDPGHLPLASFTYKGHTADRVADWLDTGYGIAVRAGLHCAVTAHKVLNSEKTGLARVSFGAFNTIEQVDKLVVALKELAKIPA; from the coding sequence ATGACTGAATCAATTACTTACTTTGACAACGCCAGTACTTCCTACCCCAAGCCTGATGAGGTTTACAGCGCCTGCGACAAATATTTGAGGGTGGCGGGCAACCCGGGGCGCGGCGCTCACCGCCTGGCTTATCAAGCGGCGCGTACTTATTTTGAGTCCCGTGAGCTTATTGCCAACCACCTGGGCATAGTCGACACTTCGCGTCTTGTTTTTACTTCTGGATGCACTCAGTCTATTGCTCTGGTCATAAGCGGTATGCTCGGTAGCGGTGCCCTTAAAAGTGGCGATAGTGTGCTTGTGACAAGCTTTGAGCACAATGCTGTGATGCGCACTCTGGCTTATCATGAGCGTGTAGACGAGATCAAAGTGGTAACAGTACCGCCTGGAGCTGATGGCACGATGGTTGATCTGGTCGCTTTGCGTCGTTTATTGAGCGCTCATCCCACGCCGGCCCTGGCTGCTTTTACGCGAGCAAGCAATGTCACCGGTGTGGTCCTTGACCTGCCTGCTATCGCTCCATTACTCAAGCAATACAATGTGCCTTTGCTGCTTGATGCCGCTCAGAGCGCCGGGCTCATCCACGACGACCTTGGTGCCGATGATGCCATTAGTTTTTATGTTGCCTCCGGGCATAAGGGCTTTTATGGTCCTCCTGGAGTTGGTCTCTTGTATGTTCGTGATGGTTTTGAGTTGGACCCGCCCTTTTGTGGTGGCACTGGTTCGCGCTCAGAGAGTCTTAAAATGCCTGACTTTTTGCCCGATCGCTTGGAGCCCGGTACACATGCTATGCATTTAGCTGCCGGTCTGGCTGCTGGTGTGCAATATGTAATCGACAGGGGCATAGATGAGATCTATAGCTACGAAAACAGCCTGATGCAGCGCTTTTTTGAGGCGACTGCCGAGCTTGATTTTATTGAGATCAAAGGGCGCGCTCCATTTGATCCCGGGCATTTGCCGCTGGCTTCATTTACCTATAAAGGTCATACTGCCGATAGAGTAGCTGATTGGCTTGATACCGGTTATGGTATCGCCGTGCGGGCTGGACTACACTGTGCTGTTACCGCACATAAAGTACTTAACTCCGAAAAAACCGGACTGGCACGAGTAAGTTTTGGTGCCTTTAACACAATTGAGCAGGTCGATAAACTGGTAGTGGCGCTAAAAGAACTTGCTAAAATCCCGGCCTAA